The genomic segment GGGTGTGATCTGTGATAGTGCTTCAGAATAGTAATGTTCTCAGTGTAAGCTTCtaccaattaaaataattattaagatTAAGTCTTTCTTAGCATGTATAGACCTGGAGAagcttgttcatgtttttatttttatgttccttGATAAAAATTAAAGTTCAGAGTTGCCCGTGCATTGCACCAAAGCATTGGAACAGTTTGCCGGTGTCTTTGCGACAATTATCATCTCTTAATAGCTTAAGAAGCAGTTAAAAATATATTAGCCTTTGATCAGGAATGAGTGCTGAGGTATTTTTGCTGTACAGTAGTTACCCTTTGGTCTGTCTTGTATGTTCTGTATTGATGATTTTATTATTGGTTATTATATTCTTTTAACTGAACttattgtacagcactttggtcaacttaGTTGTTTTATTAGGTGCTTTATAAATGAAGATGGACTCGGAGTACAGCAACTCTCTGTTACCATTACAGACAATCTTTAGATTTTCTGTTTAAGCCCGTTTTAAAATATTAaggtataatatacagtatatgaatagAATAAGGAGGAAATATAATTAAAGTTGCCGCatgccaaaaataacaaaaacaaaaaacccttGATGGTCCTAAATATTGGCTTTATTTACTTTTACAACATGGACATTCTTGGTAGATTTCATGAGAATCACTCAAGTAAACAGAGAAACAGCTGTACTGGAAGgaagatatacatttttttggaGCATATGTAACAAATAATGCCATGACttcaaatttaagactttctcCTGTGATTTGAATGCTGATATTTTCCACATCAGGAAAATTGTGTGTACAATATGTATACAATAATAGTTTGAGTTATTACATGGCTCTGTGGagtgcttgattctgattggtcagtcaccaCATTCCAATGTATGTTATTCCATTATAACAACCGGTGAAAGCTAATAACACAGAAATCATTCTGGGATCACGTTTAAATTCAACTTTTGCATAATAAATGGtttatgttttaaattgaaaTCATCATGTGTGTGATGTTACTGTCATATATTACATGGCATGAATGATGAAAGCATCTGCAGAAATAACGTCTTTACTGACAGACCAAGACATGAAAAGTCACTCCGATTATTCTGGAGCAGTTTGTTCTTTAGCGTGTTTGTTCTGGTGGGTCTGAAAACTACCTAAATAAGCGAATCTCTCGCCGCAGATGGAGCAGGAGTAAGGTTTCTCTCCTGTATGAACTCGCTGATGGACCTTAAGGACGTCTGATCGAGCAAACGTCTTGTCACATTGTGAGCATTTGAACGGTCTTTCTCCAGTATGAGTCCTCTTGTGGTTTCGAAATGTACCATGTTTactgaaactcttcccacagACGCTGCATTGATATGGTTTTTCTCCGGTGTGGACTCGCTTATGAAATACAAAATGAGATGGATTGGAAAAGCTCTTCCCACAGTGGGCGCACagatatggtttctctccagtgtgaatcctctcgtgaATGTTCAGATTAGATCTTTGACGGAATCGTTTGTCGCAGTGTTTGCACTGAAACGGTTTCTCACCTGAGTGCCTTTTTTGGTGTGATTTTAGACTAAACAACTGCCTAAAGGCTTTCCCACATTCACTGCACTGATACGGTCTCTCATTGGTGTGCAAACGCACGTGTGTCTTCCGATGAGATGCATACATGAATCTTCTCTCGCAGTGAGGACACTTGTATGGTCTTTCTCCCGTGTGGATTCGCTTATGAGAAACAAGACTTCCTTTGGTGGTGAAATACTTGtcacattcactgcagtggaaagACTTTTCGCTGTGTGATTTTATATGAGATTTCATATTAGGAGCAGTGGTGAAAAAATCCTTCCCGCATTGTTCACAGCGAAACGCTTTCTTCCTGCTGTGCtcttttgaatgaagtctcttctCTTCTGCGGTAGGAAAGCTGATTTTGCATCTCCTACAGCTGAAATCTTTCTGTTCTGTGTGTTTTCTCTCGTGTCTCTTTAAATGACCCTCTGAACTCAGTGTTTTTCCACAGGTGCTGCAGGAGAAACTCTTGACCGTCAGCTGCTCTTTTGATGTCGAGACGGTTTCTTCACCTCCATCAGAAGATGAACCACAACTCAATTCTGAAAGGAACAAAACTTTTATAAAACAACCTTAAAAGGTAGTTGAATTGAGTAAGACAACATCCGCattaatttattaacaaaatatgcATCCAGGTCAAATCGACACTAATAAAATGCAACTCTTGTTTTCCACAGTTGGGGTGTAGTAAATGCTCCACACAATTTTGgctaaaaatttaacaaaaacccaccaattcacatctcaacaaattagaatacttcataaaaccaatttttaaaaaaattagttaattgttggccttctggaaagtgtgttcatttactgtacatgtactcaacaCTTGGTAGAGGCTCCATTTGCTTTAATTATGGTCTCTATTCgctgtggcatggaggtgatcagttcgtggcactgctgaggtggtctggaagcccaggtttctttgaaagtggccttcagctcatgcTGGCCAGTcaacacaccaacaccatggtcatttaaccaactcttggtgcttttggcagtgtgggcaggtgccaaatccttctggaaaatgaaatcagcatcttcaaaaagctggtcagcagaaggaagcatgaagtgctccaagatttcttggtaaacgggtgcagtgactttggttttcaagaaACACATTGGACTAACACCAACAGATGACATgaaaccccaaatcatcacagactgtggaaacttaacactggacttcaagcagcttgggctatgagcttctccagccttcctccagactctaggaccttggtttccaaatgaaattttgctctcatctgaaaagaggactttggacaaaTGGCAAcaatccagttctttttctccttagcccaggtaagatgcctctgatattgtctgtggttcaggagtggcttaaaaaGAGGAATATTACAACTGTagacaaattccttgacacgtctgtgtgtggtgtctcttgatgccttgaccccagtctcagtccattccttgtgaagttcactcaaattcttgaatccagtttgcttgacaatcctcataaggctgtggttctctcggttggttgttcatctttttcttccacactttttcgttccagtcaaatttctgttaacatgcttggatacagcactctgtgaacagccagcttctttggcaatgaatgtttgtggcttcccctccttgtgaagggtttcagtgattgtcttctggacaactgtcagatcagcagtcttccccatgattgtgtagcccagtgaaccaaactgagagacccttgctgaaggctcaggaaacctttgcaggtgttttgagttgattagctgattggcatgtcatcatattctaatttgttgaaattatgaactggtgggtttttgttaattgtgagccaaaatcatcacacttAAAACTTctttctgtgtgcattgaatttatttaatacatgagtttcccaatttgagttgaattactgaaatgaacttttcctagacattccaatttattgagatgtacctgtatGTCTGCATGatgctttattatttttacaattaattaatagataattattattatgccaCTCATATAAATGTCACAATAACAACATAAACATTGGGACAACTATAACCTGCgatttgttatttttcttaagttctcttatttaattgacaaaagtACAAAGATCTCCAAAAGTTTCACGTTTTGTAAATctaaacaaatttaaaatttGATGTAGAGGAAAAGAAAAGGCCAGGATGTGAAgtgtggtgtcccatactcagaatttgcacacacacacacacacacactgtggacacacacctggagtgtgtgtgttgtgtaccCAGCGAGCAGCTGTTTTTGCTCTGGAGCccagggagcagctgggggtttggTTCTTGCTCAAGGGtatcacctcagtcatggtattgagagaGGAAGACAGCGCTGGTCAATtgactccccccacctacaattcctgcctgaTCGGAGacttgaacccccaacctttgggttacaagtcagactctctaaccattaagccacagCTGCCCAACACACAACAAGCTGGGACAGaagtaaaataaaagtgaaaaggttATAAAATAGCAAAACTAATATCAGATAaaggaaataattataataataacaatatattatgTGCTACAACTGTTTGAACTGCATTACGAGTCCAGTGTGGTGCAGGTTCAAATGCACCTCTTTCACGTAATCTTCCAGTGCCTAGGAAGGAAGACCACCTTATCCTTCAACTTGGGACAGTTGCCACATAATGCCAGAAGCCTGTTCTTCtgcttaaaaataataagaaagaaTAAACACCGGGTGAACCTGGTTGTGAACATTCACTTTCTCTAGTGTTAATAGATCACTAGGGAGAACACATCCCACCAGAAGGGAGGTGAGATGCACCCTTTGGGATTGCTAAAGGAATCCAGAGGGAGATTATCTGTTTGGAGACAGCCTTTTCCCTCTGCTGTCTTccaaagcagacaaaaagctgTGCAGATGATCTGAAAATCTGTGTTTCCAAATAGATTCACAGGGCTCACAGTGGGCCCAACAGAGACAGGGTTGGGTCTTCCTTGAAAGAAGGGAGAGCCTacagcagggttcctcaaatcttgtcctggagggtcaatgcgctgcagagtttagctccaaccttgttcaaacccacctacctgtgattttctaatgatcctgaacacattgattagcatgctcaggtgtgtttgattagggttacagctaaactctgcaggaaagtggatctcgctgggccagatttgaggatccctggccTACAGGGTCACCACTTGGTCCGTAAAGGGAGTAGTGGGATCCTTGGGCACACATCCAGGTCAGGGGCTCAGGACCACATCAGGTTTTACTAAAGATGCGCAGTGCAGAATTAGCGCTGAAAAAGACATGGACACAGTTATGTTTGTGCCTAACCttactgaatatgcatttgtgggagttttgccttttagacgcaccATTTATGGTTGGAGAGTATTCAAGTTTGTGCTCAAATTACTGACATTTgcgccattatttaacacacccccaaaaaggcattttaaattattttgtggttgAAAATGGCTGAAAATACTGCTACTAGGAGGAGGCACTGCAGAGAACAGAAAGCGCGTGGTAGAAGGGAGAGGATTTTTTCcacattaattaatttgttttgaatGCCAGAACATTGCCAAGCCATGTTATTTTTAAACTTCTTCAGGAAATAAAAGACTACTTGGAACCCTCAACTAAGAATCACGTAATACCAGGTCTATCAAAACTTCTAGCAAGCCTTCATTATTTGGCCTCCAGTTCTTTTCAATGTACTGTGGCTTCTTTATTCTTTATCTGTGCTGGGTATATTGCATTGTTCAATATGTAAATGACATGTTGCGCCTGTGTTCTGTAATTTAGCAAAACATAAAAATCCCAAAGGCAGGAACGTCTGGCAATGGTTCTAGGGACAATGGAGAGGTTCCTCCCGTGCAAAAGCACCTTAATAACCAGATTGTGATGCACCGCAGCCACTTTGTCCACTTGGGGAACTCAGACCAACACTGAGAGTGGTGAGCACGGAGGACCTGTGTCTCCGTCTTCTGGAGGAGAAAGGTGCCGACCACATTTTTCAGAGCTCTTTAGAAAAGAACTGGGACGGAGCATAGTTGAGTGTCATGCTTGgaccccaggaaccaatcatcagCCAAGAGCGCTTGGAGAAGGGTGGAGGAGTCCACTCAAACTCAATCCTCTCAGCTGCCCGGATAAACATCAAATCATCTCCTTCTCTAAAAGTAGCCGTTTTCTCATTTTTCCacttacaatatttaaaaagtaaataaaaaaagtgaaacgAATGATATAGATTCATGTTGCACCTTTAGTTCCGTGTTTTACAcattatattgaatatttatcaagtaaaattatatataaatgtcagATTACATTTGTAATTCTGTCCGCTTATATAGAGTTGTTGTGTATTTTGACaaactaaaaatttatttttgctagtacttgtatttaaatgtttgaaacctaaaatatgcattatatggTTATAACGAATTACTGTGCCTGTGCCTATTTACAAAATACAGATAACTTAAACAGTGAAAACATTGGAAATCTTTTCTATGTACTTTTgccttttttcaaaatgtaaaattttttctGATTTGTGAAAAACACCGGAAGGTCATAAAAGGAGAAACAAACCtggaatgaaatcttcatcttcatcatcttcctccccattattctcctcctcctcctcctcttcctcatcagtgTGTTGTTGTTTCTCTGCGGTGGTTTCTTCTCCTCTGCTCTCGATCAGGTTCCTGCAGTCCACCAGTTTGACGGAGCACATCTTCAGCGGCGTCTGCAGCATCTGCTGTTCTCCAGCGTTACAGTCAGAGGTTTGATCAGTGGATTCATGATCCTGAGCGTCAGTATAACAGAGTAAAGTGAGGCTGAGCTCTGAGTCCTGTGTGTCTCTGGATCTCTGATCTCTGACGCTCCAGACTGAATCCTGAGCTTCTGTCCCATCAGTCTCACGCACCCAAACCTGCTCCACATCCTGACAAACACAATCAGTAATATATCTAGTGAGAGTATGATTAACAATAAGACATTGATTCACACAACAATCAGTCCATATTAGCAGCTAAAGATGAAATGAAGATCTGTTCAAACCTCTCTGTTCAGTTTGTCTCCTCTTTCTCTCAGCTTTGCCTCCAGTGAAGCCACCTCTTTCTTCAGGTGACAGATTTCTGTGATGAAATCCTCAATATCCAGCATGGACAGATCAGTTCCTACTGATTTACAGCAGACCACATCCACCTGCGCTTTCATGCTcaacatctgaacacaaacacttCATCGTTAATATCATACGCATTTTTCACAAACTGAATCTCTGGGTTAAGAGTAAAACAGTTAaatctaaacataaaaataatttgataaaacGTTCCAAATACAAAATCTTTACATAAGAGCACTTTTAACTCCAGTTTACTATGTAAAACTAATCTAGAGAGAAAAGAGTGCTCAATCATTTAATGCTATAAACGCGACTTTTGCTTTCTATCAGGAATACTATAATACATCAGACAAGTGACTTTTATACAACACATCTGTTCAGCTGCTGGGTTTGATGTATTAAAACAATATCCTGCTCGCTCTCtgtaaatattaaatcatttaaaccgTCCTGTACAAAACTGCGAGGTACGAGAAAGTATTTCAGACGGCCATACACCCAAAAACCACATGTAAAATCACAGAACCGACCTGAAACGCTAATCAAAATCAAAACTCTGCGCTACTGTGTCCTTTGTATCTCGGAAGAGTGTTTATTTGTATCAGGTTTAAGCAGAAACAGCTTTAGCTCCCGGAGCAGCGTgttgtgggcggagctaatgggTCGCGCGCACGCGCAGCTCTGGGGTCGCGATCCTCCGCAAGCTGTGACgtaaaacaggaacaaaaacGTAAGTCTTCTCAAATTAACTATGACTAACAATCGGATCCAGCCATACTTGATCCAGTTTTGGAGGGGTTTAAAAATTCATTCAACTACTTTATCTTATAAAAAACGAAAAGATGTATAATCCTGTAATTGGTTCTCTTCCTAGTCTGACTGTTGGGGGCCTTTCCATTacagataaaaaaattaataatttatatatcagAAGAATTTTAACCAAAGAAAAAAGTTCTTCACCTAAGGCAATGGTGAAGTGGAAACAGGATTACCACTCCCTTGTTTTTAAGAATTTGTGGtctgatataaataaatatgtaattccTAATAAAGTCAAAAAAactcactttaaaataataaacagataCTATCCATGTAATGACTTTATTAGTAAGTTTAAAGAAGGGTTTTTGCCATTATGCAGTTTCTGTAAAgaagaaaatgaaacaattgtacatttatttttcagatgTAATTACACGAAATTATTTTGGTCCCAAGTTTCTTATTTCTTTTTGAGCTATTTTATAAGTTTGTTACAATAACTGATGTAATGGTCTTGTTTATTGATTGTGATACTGGTTTATTGGAAATGGATAATATAATTAAACTTCTTATTTTATTAGGAAAATATCATATACATAAAGCAAAATGTATATCGACTGTACCAAATGGTAGACTATTTTCCACTGATCTGAAAATTTTTTACAACTCTAATAACTTCAATACAGAACAATCGAAAAGCTCTAAAGACATCTAAACTGTTGAAAAGGATACTTAATGTATTAGAAACATGATTGATATGTGATATAGGATGCATCATTGTGATCTTATTGTTTTACGGATTCAAATGTCTCTGTACTCCCCTTTTCTGTTatctcaataaaaaataaaaaataaaaaaacacatgtgTGCAACTCCTTTGCTGTCCCGGGAAAACAAACCGCATCCACTGTTCCGTTGAGGATGGGTTCTTTGGGAATCCGAACAAGCCTATCTTACCCTCGCAACCAAAGACACACCTTTTTGGTGACACTGTTGATTATGTAATCTAGAAATCCTGGGAATCAGTCCTGtgcttttgctttgttttaaatgtgtgccGCGCTTTTCAGGGAGATGTGCCCATACAAGGACAAccttttttttgttcttgtcttaaatttttatgttgatggttgttttattttttgtatattgttttttttagcatttataaaaaataaaatttcagaATATAAATTATTGCTTTAAAGAATGTTATCTTGTATAATGAAAGCAAAACCACTACAGAGctataatttattgttaaccttttttattttataagcagaatttcacatacataaacaaaacaaaagtatcTTAATTCACCTCATTTCTTCAATTAGACTGTTAAACATTTAAATCTGTGACATGTTTAAAATACTATGATGCAATCTCAAATCCCCCTGGTATTTTGTAATGCCAttgttaaaacttaatttttttaacttttttttatattgcattattTGTTCGTTGCTGTTTCTGAATTAATAGAAAAAAACTTGTGTGTTTAGCACAGAAATACTCTGTCATACATCCAGCaaggtttattatttttttattttttttaacttgggccatatttagcatgagaatccaactgcagtggtgctgttttgttgctcaaagcgagcaaagaaggtgttcaactcgttcagcagagagatgttgctgtcacaggtccgtggtgggggcttgtagtccgtaatggtctgtatcccctgccacaggtccCTAGTGTCTCTACTGTCGCTGAATAGAtaagctatcctcctggagtgctgtctcttagcctctctgatgccgagggacaggttggccctgactgttctcaggcccacctcatctccagcactgaaggcagcgttccgtgtcttcatgAGTCTgcagacctcccctgtcatccatggcttctgaatggcccggacagtgatggtttttgtgactgttacatcaatacacttgttgatgtaggcagtgacagtctctgagtactcctggaggtcagtggttttattgcatgtggcagcctgcttaaacatgtcccattcagttgtgttgaagcagtcttgaagaacctctgattatccttctggccacactttaatctgtttgtgaactggtttgacaactttaatgagcggtctgtatgcaggcattagcatgaaagtgatgtggtctgaggctctgaggtgggggaggggggggggcttTGTAAGCtcttctctgtgtggtgtaaacaaagtccaaaatgttattacctcgtattggaaagttaatgtgttggtgtatttttggaaacatactctttaagtcagcatggttgaaatccccagctatgatgagaaaagcatcggggtgtgctgtctgctgctcactgatgtgctggtacagttcatttagtgtgtcgggggaatgtacaccgaaatgagcagtatagcagtatattccctctgCAGATAGaatggccggcacttaataatcataaactccaccaggggtgagcagtgtttgctgatctcgcttgctgctgcattttggactagctgtagtttgtttactaagcgtgcagaacatccacccaataaagcattacaataatctaaccttgaggtcatgaacgcatgaattaacgtttctgcatttgacattgagagcataggtcctaatttagatttatttttaagatggaaaaatgtgTTAGTAATCACACTTCAAGCACTGCCTTCAGTGTAATATTTCACTGCAACAGTAGTCAAATAACATCGAGAATTTGTGATGAATATttgcatgaaaatgtaattttataatggcatgttattgttattattaccagtaatttatttaattactttattgtCATTTACAAGTGAAAATGTCACAATTCCAGCTTTACTAAGAAATGTACTATACTGGTGGTGATTTCACAAATGTGTACATGTTGTTTTTAATGCAGTGGCCTTGGGGTGGCAGTACACGCAGTGCTAAGAGGCATTGTAGGTGACAACCtactgtatattttaaacaaatatatcaaatatatcaaGTTTTTGTGCCTTGTGGTAAATCGTTTTTCACGGCAGTCCAGACTCCAGGATTTGTCATTGGATCCAAATGTATTTTCAGACACTCCTTTCTTGTCTATTCCTTTATACGTTACTGCTATGTCAACCCAGCCGCTCCATTCAGCCTCCCAGTAACAGCATCCAGTCAGACTCTCAGTACACAGAACCTGCTCATGGTGCTCAAATctctctggatgatcaggatatgaCTGGGGCTTTTTCACATGTTTAATTTTCCTGTTGTCCTCATGCAGAATGAGTCGAGTGTGTGCAGTGTTTGGATCCAGCATAAGATCAAAGGCATCtgaacacaaaacaataagatGAGCATGTGTAGGGTTCAGGTAAACTCTACATAATAGTgaaaaaatgtccccacaagtatAGTAAAAACTTTATACATTTGACCTCCTGATGGATCATGAAAACATAACGTGTTTTTGTAGACTTACACTTTTGTAGTTCTGCTGTTATTCTGATCTCTACTCCGTGATACTTACTgtggacacacaaacacacatttaaactTCATCTCTCAAGCTGATTGTCAGGACAGTCATCACATGCAGCATGATTTAATACCCTGCACTGTAcagtttattataaatgtactgtGCTGGGGTTGGCTGTGTAGCTGGATCTAACCTAAAGCAACGAGTGATACAGAGTAGTAAATGACTGCTATATTTATTAAACGGAATAAGAACCAGAttttagacacttttatccaaaataaCTTTTTTGCCAGTATGTGTCTTCCCTGTGAAtttaacccacaaccttttgaattgctaacacaatgctctaccattgAACCACAGAAACACCACCTTAAAACAAGGCAGTGAACTGAGGGAAATAAGCACTTAAAGGGGAAGTAACACACAAATTTTCTGCCAATCTCATTTTAATCTTGAAAACCTATAGAGTAGCATTGCATCCTTCACATTTCCGAAGAGTCCCTAGTTTTATAAGATTTATAAAAGACAGATACAGTTTAGTCACTAGCATGCAAAGCTTTTGCATAATGATCGTCTGCTTGCTGTGAAAGGAATTTTGCCCTTCACGGTGTCATACAGGTCCaaactcaaaaaacaaaacaaaaaaaaaacctttccagaaCTATAACAACCATGAAGGAATATATTAGACACATAAATACTCCTTGATACGTCAAATGTGTCATGTAGGTTATTTGTCCAATTTGATACATCTCTTTGACTTCTGAGCGACAGGCATAAGGGTATAGTCACACAGAATTTGCTCTTAAAAACAAGAAATGCCATGAAGTGGTATCCAACCGCTGAGATGCAGCTCTAATGAACAGGATAGGACCTTTGAAGCACATTTGTTATAGCAAAAGTTACAAGCAGAAAAACTGATCTAATGATTCAATCATTATGTAGTGTCCTGATACTCCttcacagcaaaatctccagttaATTtaagtgtggacacatataaacactgaagcagtgttaaaagtaacactgaagcagagttgaagttaatgagataattaagaagttaattgagttatgatttaCTATTATTGaagagacctgatgttaacaagcagaatcaccaaacgagaaaatcaccatttgtgtgtcaccattatagtggtcagtgtttgctttagttgggatcttggcttgtaaCTTTTTAATTTTCAAGTTTGTGTGTCAAGCCAAGAGCAAGAGTCATCGGGTGGTggtaattatgttttaatgtaattgttgctTGACCTTGATCACAGAACTCATTTACAGTCTATTTTCTTCTTATCGATTATAACAGCTTTGATATCACAAGGAAAGAGGCTGTATATTCTATACTATTTTGTAGGCATGTCTtgtgattctgattttttttttttagtttgggtCATCATACTTAACTGTATGTCACTTTCGCAAAAAAATTAGACATGACCAtttatcatatgatcctcaacagtggtgaaaataataattcatactgcagtgcattatgggagtctttcatgtattgcaacatgaagcatttgttgattgtcaccattgtagagattcATATGCTTGTTCTTgatatctctgtgtgtgtttaaaaatcaAGCACTGGAGTTCAGATTGATATATGTATTGCACAAATGTAAAATTCACTCCCTGTACATATAAGAACAAAGCTTTTTGTGCATGATGTAGTTTCACTGGGATTATCTAAAATCTAAACATGtggaaaaatagaaaaacattatttgagaTATAATTAAACCAGCTGCTGTGGCTATATGTTCTTCATATATCACAGATCTCTTTTTTCCACAACACCACATGCAGAGCTACAGAGAAAGATCTGACACaaaaagtcaagggtcaagagcacaactaaaccaaacaatgatctccatgatggtggcatcttttttaaccaataaaacattaaCATAGTAACGTGTAATTTGACtcaagactagtttgtgacttggaaggagtgacttggttcctcctctggtgaaatcagctgctgagttcatgggtggaacaaaaatatggcaggacttttactctttggcccctggattacccacctctgaaacagatctactctgaacattacaaaactagatactaaaaattcacataaaaacagcaaaaataaaatatatttagaatgaaaagttaaaaagacagtttagctcataatttaattatgccgcaatgcatg from the Carassius carassius chromosome 7, fCarCar2.1, whole genome shotgun sequence genome contains:
- the LOC132144328 gene encoding zinc finger protein 501-like encodes the protein MWSRFGCDHESTDQTSDCNAGEQQMLQTPLKMCSVKLVDCRNLIESRGEETTAEKQQHTDEEEEEEEENNGEEDDEDEDFIPELSCGSSSDGGEETVSTSKEQLTVKSFSCSTCGKTLSSEGHLKRHERKHTEQKDFSCRRCKISFPTAEEKRLHSKEHSRKKAFRCEQCGKDFFTTAPNMKSHIKSHSEKSFHCSECDKYFTTKGSLVSHKRIHTGERPYKCPHCERRFMYASHRKTHVRLHTNERPYQCSECGKAFRQLFSLKSHQKRHSGEKPFQCKHCDKRFRQRSNLNIHERIHTGEKPYLCAHCGKSFSNPSHFVFHKRVHTGEKPYQCSVCGKSFSKHGTFRNHKRTHTGERPFKCSQCDKTFARSDVLKVHQRVHTGEKPYSCSICGERFAYLGSFQTHQNKHAKEQTAPE